In Labilibaculum sp. DW002, one DNA window encodes the following:
- a CDS encoding MBL fold metallo-hydrolase — protein MKIYNIETGNFKCDGGAMFSVVPKLYWSRKYPSDDDNLCNCAMRSMLVVDGERKILIDNGTGDKQDAAFFEHQHLNGDARLISSLANVGYSPTDITDVVLTHLHFDHCGGAVKHNENRDGYELVFPNATHWVSRAQWENYLNPNIREADAYFKENVMPIKEAGKLQIVEEEGELFPNFEVRFVNGHTPGLMISLIKNEDRTLVFAGDFIPTAANVPVKWLASYDLNPTVSLSEKQIFLKEAVENNYTLFFQHDITTECCSLKQTERGVKVDKCFALDELK, from the coding sequence ATGAAAATATATAATATCGAAACGGGTAATTTTAAGTGTGATGGAGGAGCTATGTTTAGCGTTGTACCTAAACTTTATTGGAGCCGAAAATATCCAAGTGATGATGATAATTTATGCAATTGCGCCATGAGAAGTATGCTTGTGGTAGATGGTGAGCGTAAAATATTAATTGATAATGGTACTGGTGATAAGCAAGATGCAGCCTTTTTTGAACATCAACATTTGAATGGTGATGCTAGACTTATTTCTTCTTTAGCAAACGTAGGCTATTCTCCTACAGATATTACCGATGTTGTGTTGACGCACTTGCATTTTGACCATTGTGGTGGCGCTGTAAAGCATAATGAAAATAGGGATGGTTACGAATTGGTATTTCCAAATGCTACACATTGGGTAAGTAGAGCACAGTGGGAAAATTACTTAAATCCTAATATCCGAGAAGCTGACGCTTATTTTAAGGAGAACGTAATGCCCATAAAAGAAGCTGGGAAGCTGCAAATTGTAGAAGAGGAGGGAGAGTTGTTTCCAAATTTTGAGGTGCGATTTGTAAATGGTCACACGCCGGGTTTAATGATATCATTAATTAAGAATGAAGATCGTACTTTGGTTTTTGCTGGTGATTTTATTCCAACAGCGGCTAATGTTCCTGTAAAATGGTTGGCTAGTTACGATTTAAATCCAACTGTATCACTGAGTGAAAAGCAGATCTTTTTAAAAGAGGCTGTAGAAAATAATTACACCTTGTTTTTTCAACATGATATTACCACTGAATGTTGTAGTTTAAAACAAACAGAACGTGGCGTTAAGGTAGATAAATGTTTTGCCTTAGACGAGCTTAAATAA
- a CDS encoding DUF2752 domain-containing protein, whose protein sequence is MTSSHISAEHNYKIVNYILAGIILCIFLYSALFSPEGGKHPVPSFFTQLTGYESPSTGLSRSFSAIVRGDFDLANNFNPNGLQIFLFFVIQFCFRISSSFFIKIPNSYLKPYITADILISIFGFYLAFRPLISFTIKLFKESLVEYM, encoded by the coding sequence ATGACTAGTTCTCATATTTCTGCAGAACACAATTATAAAATTGTTAACTATATTCTAGCAGGAATAATCCTATGTATTTTTCTTTATTCTGCTCTTTTTTCCCCTGAAGGAGGTAAGCATCCAGTTCCCTCTTTTTTTACACAATTAACAGGTTACGAAAGTCCATCAACCGGACTTTCCAGAAGCTTTTCGGCTATCGTTAGAGGCGATTTTGATCTTGCAAATAACTTTAACCCAAATGGATTGCAAATTTTTCTTTTTTTTGTGATTCAGTTTTGCTTTAGAATAAGTTCAAGCTTTTTTATAAAGATTCCAAACAGCTATCTAAAACCTTATATTACTGCAGATATCCTTATCTCAATTTTCGGCTTTTACCTAGCCTTCAGACCATTAATTTCGTTTACCATTAAACTTTTTAAAGAATCTCTCGTAGAATACATGTAA
- a CDS encoding UDP-N-acetylmuramate--L-alanine ligase translates to MRVHFIAIGGAAMHNLALALHKKGFHITGSDDEIFDPSKSRLEQYGLLPEKWGWFPDKITSDIDAIILGMHARIDNPELLKAKELGLKIYSYPEYIYEQTKDKTRVVIGGSHGKTTTTSMIMHVLKCNNIDFDYMVGAQIEGFDTMVKLSEDAKIAVFEGDEYLASPIDPRPKFHLYHPHIALLTGIAWDHINVFPTFDNYVEQFEIFTDLIQKDGSLIYFEKDEHIQTILKNKREDITYIPYNTHPFRVENNLSILKGKSEEYALEIFGEHNLQNLMGAYHICKSIGVSDLDFYSSIQNFSGAARRLQKLDENDTCSVFQDFAHSPSKLQATTQAVKKQYQNRKLIACMELHTFSSLKKEFLPHYKDTMCTADQAFVYFDPKTIAHKKLEPITKEQVAEAFGGDNLKVYTDSDLLISDLLAMNFTNTNVLLMSSGNFTGVDLKLLASKITKKKD, encoded by the coding sequence ATGAGAGTACATTTTATAGCCATTGGTGGTGCTGCGATGCACAATTTAGCTTTAGCTTTACACAAAAAAGGGTTTCATATTACTGGTTCGGATGATGAGATATTCGATCCTTCGAAAAGTCGATTGGAACAATACGGTCTCTTACCTGAAAAATGGGGATGGTTTCCTGATAAAATCACCTCAGACATAGATGCTATTATTCTTGGTATGCATGCTAGAATAGATAATCCGGAGCTTTTAAAAGCAAAAGAACTAGGCTTAAAGATCTACTCTTATCCTGAATACATATACGAGCAGACAAAAGATAAAACTCGGGTGGTAATTGGTGGTTCACACGGCAAAACAACAACAACTTCGATGATTATGCATGTTTTAAAATGCAATAATATCGATTTTGACTATATGGTTGGTGCTCAAATTGAGGGATTCGACACAATGGTAAAGTTAAGTGAGGATGCAAAAATAGCAGTTTTTGAAGGTGATGAATACCTTGCCTCTCCCATAGATCCACGCCCAAAATTTCATTTGTACCATCCACACATCGCTTTACTAACAGGAATTGCATGGGATCATATTAATGTTTTTCCAACATTTGATAATTACGTAGAACAATTCGAAATCTTTACGGATTTAATTCAAAAAGATGGAAGTCTGATTTATTTTGAGAAGGATGAGCACATTCAAACAATCTTAAAGAACAAAAGAGAAGATATTACTTACATTCCGTATAATACTCATCCGTTTAGAGTAGAAAACAACCTTTCCATACTAAAAGGTAAATCGGAAGAATATGCTCTTGAGATTTTTGGGGAACACAACCTACAAAATTTAATGGGTGCATACCACATCTGCAAAAGCATTGGTGTTTCAGATCTTGATTTTTATTCCTCTATTCAGAATTTTTCTGGAGCAGCTCGCCGTCTTCAAAAATTAGACGAAAATGATACTTGTAGTGTTTTTCAAGATTTTGCACACTCGCCATCAAAATTACAAGCAACAACGCAAGCTGTAAAAAAACAATATCAAAACAGAAAACTAATAGCCTGTATGGAATTGCATACATTTAGTAGTTTAAAAAAGGAATTCCTGCCTCATTACAAGGATACCATGTGTACCGCTGATCAGGCATTCGTTTATTTTGATCCAAAAACAATCGCTCATAAAAAATTAGAGCCAATTACTAAAGAACAGGTTGCTGAGGCATTTGGAGGCGATAATCTTAAGGTTTATACAGATTCCGATCTGTTAATTTCTGATTTGCTAGCCATGAACTTTACCAACACAAATGTACTTTTAATGAGTTCAGGTAACTTTACTGGAGTAGATCTAAAGCTACTGGCTAGCAAAATCACTAAAAAAAAGGACTAA